Proteins co-encoded in one Nonomuraea helvata genomic window:
- a CDS encoding neutral zinc metallopeptidase, whose product MTSVKRILIIGLVLLLGACGLARPRSMDARGADSFEDDVRTARTLTEEFWKQYFQRLGRTYRPIADFVPYSGNSGPKCGNEPAVPNNAFYCPVGHFIAYDQDWMESLWNEMGDGSVYVIIPHELGHAVQAQLQTDFQLNVQMELQADCYAGGTLSSLVGSGALETQPGDEDELLLSLEAAGDPTDDWLNPSAHGTAERRQASFATGWKRGVSAC is encoded by the coding sequence GTGACTTCCGTGAAGCGCATCCTGATCATCGGCCTGGTCCTGCTCCTGGGCGCCTGCGGCCTCGCGAGGCCGCGGTCCATGGACGCGAGGGGGGCCGACTCGTTCGAGGACGACGTGCGGACCGCTCGTACGCTGACGGAGGAGTTCTGGAAGCAGTACTTTCAGCGGCTCGGGCGCACTTATCGGCCTATCGCTGACTTCGTCCCCTATTCCGGTAATTCTGGCCCTAAGTGCGGCAATGAGCCCGCCGTCCCGAACAACGCCTTTTACTGTCCTGTCGGACACTTCATCGCCTACGACCAGGATTGGATGGAGTCGCTCTGGAACGAGATGGGTGACGGGTCGGTCTATGTGATCATTCCGCATGAGCTCGGGCATGCCGTGCAGGCACAGCTCCAGACCGATTTCCAGCTGAACGTACAAATGGAGCTGCAGGCCGACTGCTACGCGGGCGGCACCCTCTCGTCCCTGGTCGGCTCGGGCGCGCTGGAGACGCAGCCGGGCGACGAGGACGAGCTGCTCCTGAGCCTGGAGGCCGCCGGCGACCCGACGGACGACTGGCTGAACCCGTCCGCGCACGGGACGGCCGAGCGGCGCCAGGCGTCGTTCGCGACGGGTTGGAAGAGGGGGGTGAGCGCCTGCTGA
- the pcrA gene encoding DNA helicase PcrA: MLDGLNPQQREAVIHHGSPLLIVAGAGSGKTRVLTHRIAYLLAERDVHPGEILAITFTNKAAREMKERIDKLVGPRSKAMWVMTFHSACMRILRREAKRLGFPSSFSIYDQADSQRLMAMVCREMELDPKRYPPRSFSAQVSNFKNELIDYETALDKAGSHLEKTLAQAYKAYQLKLTEAGAMDFDDIIMNTVTLFQLFPDVAEHYRMRFRHVLVDEYQDTNHAQYILIRELVGHPELRTTDGELVRSGADMSELCVVGDADQSIYAFRGATIRNILEFERDYPDARTILLEQNYRSTQNILAAANAVIARNESRKPKNLWSDQGDGPKIVGYVADNEHDEAMFVAQEVDRLSDEEDVRPGDVAVFYRTNAASRVFEEIFIRTGLPYKVVGGVRFYERKEVKDLLAYLRVLANPADVVSLRRILNVPKRGIGERAEAMIEALSSRERISFWDALRRADEAYGMATRSLNAVREFVALVEELIAKGEGMPPSALAEEVLVATGYRAELEASEDPQDESRLENLNELISVASEFEEANPEGTLVEFLEQVSLVADADQIPEADGGQGVVTLMTLHTAKGLEFPVVFLTAMEDGVFPHIRSLGEPKELEEERRLAYVGITRAQKRLYITRAAVRSSWGAPSFNPASRFVNEVPGQLIDWRTDPEKSAWSAATRREPAARPAPAKSGGRKVPSLAPGDRVTHDAFGLGTVVSVDGVAEKTKVKIDFGGGGEKTLLLAYAPLEKL, translated from the coding sequence CTGCTGGACGGCCTCAACCCGCAGCAGCGCGAGGCCGTGATCCATCATGGCAGTCCGCTGCTCATCGTCGCGGGGGCGGGATCCGGGAAGACGCGGGTGCTCACGCATCGCATCGCGTACCTGCTGGCCGAGCGCGACGTGCATCCGGGCGAGATCCTGGCGATCACGTTCACCAACAAGGCCGCCCGCGAGATGAAGGAGCGCATCGACAAGCTGGTCGGGCCGCGCTCCAAGGCGATGTGGGTGATGACGTTCCACAGTGCCTGCATGCGCATCCTGCGGCGGGAGGCCAAGCGGCTGGGGTTCCCGTCGAGCTTCTCGATCTACGACCAGGCCGACTCGCAGCGGCTCATGGCGATGGTCTGCAGGGAGATGGAGCTCGACCCCAAGCGCTACCCGCCGCGCTCGTTCTCGGCCCAGGTCAGCAACTTCAAGAACGAGCTGATCGACTACGAGACCGCGCTCGACAAGGCGGGCTCGCACCTGGAGAAGACGCTCGCGCAGGCGTACAAGGCCTATCAGCTCAAGCTGACCGAGGCCGGCGCGATGGACTTCGACGACATCATCATGAACACGGTGACGTTGTTCCAGCTCTTCCCCGACGTGGCCGAGCACTACCGGATGCGGTTCAGGCACGTGCTGGTGGACGAGTACCAGGACACCAACCACGCCCAGTACATCCTGATCAGGGAGCTGGTCGGGCATCCCGAGCTGCGCACGACCGACGGCGAGCTGGTCAGGTCGGGCGCCGACATGTCCGAGCTGTGCGTGGTGGGCGACGCCGACCAGTCCATTTACGCCTTCCGCGGCGCGACGATCCGCAACATCCTGGAGTTCGAGCGCGACTACCCCGACGCGCGCACGATCCTGCTGGAGCAGAACTACCGCTCCACCCAGAACATCCTGGCCGCCGCCAACGCGGTCATCGCCCGCAACGAGTCGCGCAAACCCAAGAACCTCTGGTCCGACCAGGGCGACGGGCCCAAGATCGTCGGGTACGTCGCCGACAACGAGCACGACGAGGCCATGTTCGTGGCCCAGGAGGTCGACCGGCTCAGCGACGAGGAGGACGTCAGGCCGGGCGACGTCGCCGTCTTCTACCGCACCAACGCCGCCTCCCGCGTGTTCGAGGAGATCTTCATCCGCACCGGGCTGCCGTACAAGGTGGTCGGGGGCGTGCGCTTCTACGAGCGCAAGGAGGTCAAGGACCTGCTGGCGTACCTGCGCGTGCTCGCCAACCCGGCCGATGTGGTGTCGCTGCGCCGCATTCTCAACGTGCCCAAGCGCGGCATCGGCGAGCGCGCCGAGGCGATGATCGAGGCGCTGTCGTCGCGCGAGCGCATCTCGTTCTGGGACGCGCTGCGCCGGGCCGACGAGGCGTACGGGATGGCCACCCGCTCGCTCAACGCGGTACGCGAGTTCGTCGCGCTGGTCGAGGAGCTGATCGCCAAGGGCGAGGGCATGCCGCCGTCGGCGCTGGCCGAGGAGGTGCTGGTGGCCACCGGCTACCGCGCCGAGCTGGAGGCGTCCGAGGATCCGCAGGACGAGTCGCGGCTGGAAAACCTCAACGAGCTCATCTCCGTCGCCTCCGAGTTCGAGGAGGCCAATCCGGAGGGGACGCTGGTGGAGTTCCTGGAGCAGGTGTCGCTCGTGGCCGACGCCGACCAGATCCCCGAGGCGGACGGCGGGCAGGGGGTGGTCACTCTGATGACCCTGCACACGGCCAAGGGGCTGGAGTTCCCGGTCGTCTTCCTGACGGCCATGGAGGACGGGGTGTTCCCGCACATCCGGTCGCTCGGGGAGCCCAAGGAGCTGGAGGAGGAGCGGCGGCTGGCGTACGTCGGGATCACCCGGGCGCAGAAGCGGCTCTACATCACGCGGGCGGCCGTGCGCAGCTCCTGGGGGGCGCCCTCGTTCAACCCGGCCTCGCGGTTCGTCAACGAGGTGCCGGGGCAGCTCATCGACTGGCGTACGGACCCGGAGAAGTCCGCCTGGAGCGCGGCCACCCGGCGGGAGCCCGCCGCCCGCCCGGCCCCCGCCAAGAGCGGTGGGCGCAAGGTGCCCTCGCTGGCGCCCGGCGACCGGGTGACGCACGACGCGTTCGGCCTGGGCACGGTGGTTTCCGTGGACGGGGTGGCCGAGAAGACCAAGGTGAAGATCGACTTTGGCGGTGGCGGGGAGAAGACGCTGCTGCTGGCCTACGCCCCGCTCGAGAAGCTCTGA
- a CDS encoding WhiB family transcriptional regulator, whose amino-acid sequence MPLEEIGWLRRGACRSSDPDLFFPLAPTPLQEARAKAVCARCQVIEECRSYALRAGESEGIWGGLTPEERRRTRFPTGWRRPAAS is encoded by the coding sequence ATGCCTTTGGAGGAGATCGGCTGGCTGCGCAGGGGTGCGTGCAGGTCCAGCGACCCTGACCTCTTCTTCCCCCTAGCCCCCACCCCCTTGCAGGAGGCCCGCGCCAAGGCGGTGTGCGCCCGCTGCCAGGTCATCGAGGAGTGCCGCTCGTACGCGTTACGTGCGGGCGAGTCGGAGGGCATCTGGGGCGGCCTCACCCCGGAGGAACGCCGCCGCACCCGCTTCCCCACCGGCTGGCGCCGCCCCGCCGCTTCGTAG
- a CDS encoding CPBP family intramembrane glutamic endopeptidase, which yields MLIRSIAILTAANIMNNKVAPRLAPLTSAAATAALVAMARRSGLSWQELGFEHGRRGALTGGALAAAVAAVYTVGIANPRTRPLFLDERALSLSRARALEEALLQVPMGTVLLEEVGFRGALYAMLRRRHGTVAATATSSALFGLWHILPAIDMARANPALGALTSAESSTHLDTARVVAGSVVSTAAAGVLFCELRRHGGLLAPTMLHVATNSFGYLFARIAAKRK from the coding sequence GTGTTGATCCGCTCGATCGCCATACTCACCGCCGCCAACATCATGAACAACAAGGTCGCCCCTCGCCTGGCGCCCCTGACCTCGGCCGCGGCGACCGCCGCCCTGGTCGCGATGGCTCGCCGGTCCGGCCTGTCGTGGCAGGAGCTGGGGTTCGAGCACGGCCGCCGGGGCGCCCTGACAGGAGGTGCCCTGGCGGCGGCGGTGGCCGCCGTCTACACCGTCGGCATCGCGAACCCCCGCACCAGGCCGCTTTTCCTCGACGAGCGCGCCCTGTCGCTCTCGCGCGCCCGCGCCCTGGAGGAGGCCCTGCTCCAGGTCCCGATGGGCACCGTGCTGCTGGAGGAGGTGGGCTTCAGGGGCGCCCTGTACGCCATGCTGCGCCGGCGTCACGGCACGGTCGCCGCCACGGCGACCTCCTCGGCGCTGTTCGGCCTGTGGCACATCCTCCCCGCGATCGACATGGCCCGCGCCAACCCCGCGCTGGGCGCCCTGACGTCCGCCGAGTCCTCCACCCACCTCGACACCGCACGGGTGGTGGCGGGGAGTGTGGTGTCCACGGCGGCGGCCGGGGTGCTGTTCTGCGAGCTGCGCCGTCACGGCGGTCTGCTGGCCCCCACCATGCTCCACGTCGCCACCAACTCCTTCGGCTACCTCTTCGCCCGGATCGCCGCCAAGCGAAAGTAG
- a CDS encoding type II toxin-antitoxin system VapB family antitoxin has protein sequence MRTVIDIDKDLLERAQRKLGAPTMKETVRAALQAVVDRDAERASAIEAFEFWRTEGSPDLLDPEIMKHAWRRLE, from the coding sequence ATGCGTACAGTAATCGACATCGACAAGGACCTTCTGGAGAGGGCGCAGCGGAAGCTGGGCGCCCCGACCATGAAGGAAACAGTTCGCGCGGCGCTTCAGGCGGTCGTCGACAGGGACGCGGAAAGGGCGAGCGCAATCGAGGCGTTCGAGTTCTGGCGCACGGAGGGGAGCCCGGACCTGCTGGATCCGGAGATCATGAAGCATGCGTGGCGGCGACTGGAGTGA
- a CDS encoding L,D-transpeptidase, with amino-acid sequence MNRVPRMLPALVALAALTACAAESGHVPQVQAPVVQAVGAAGVTAPAKKIKLDIADITPMGEKSEKVGVGFPIIVTFDHDVEDKAAVEGLLEVQAERPTEGAWRWVSARKVIYRTKTYWKPHQKVLFTARLSQLPGNTGAKDVSQRFAVGTKNISVVNTRSHQMKVYRDGKLAKKIPISAGRGGLVRNGVDVYLTTSGVHLTMGKKPVETMTSSWMGVTDPKDPRYYKEEIPWAVRISDSGEYVHQSAGYYQFLGRSNQSHGCVRATPAGAKWFYGIAQRGDVVKITGTKRKLQWNNGWSYWQLNWTEWKKGSALKS; translated from the coding sequence TTGAATCGCGTCCCCCGGATGCTGCCGGCCCTGGTCGCATTGGCCGCTCTGACGGCATGTGCGGCCGAAAGCGGCCACGTCCCGCAAGTGCAAGCCCCGGTGGTGCAGGCCGTCGGTGCGGCAGGCGTCACGGCACCGGCGAAGAAGATCAAGCTTGATATAGCCGACATAACCCCGATGGGGGAGAAGTCCGAGAAGGTAGGCGTCGGCTTCCCGATCATCGTCACGTTCGACCACGACGTCGAAGACAAGGCGGCCGTGGAGGGCCTGCTGGAGGTCCAGGCGGAGCGGCCGACCGAGGGCGCGTGGCGCTGGGTGTCGGCCCGCAAGGTCATCTACCGTACGAAGACGTACTGGAAGCCCCACCAGAAGGTGCTCTTCACCGCCCGCCTGTCGCAGCTCCCCGGCAACACCGGCGCCAAGGACGTGTCCCAGCGCTTCGCCGTCGGCACGAAGAACATCTCCGTGGTCAACACCCGCAGCCATCAGATGAAGGTGTACCGCGACGGCAAGCTGGCCAAGAAGATCCCGATCAGCGCCGGCCGGGGCGGGTTGGTCAGGAACGGCGTGGACGTCTACCTCACCACCAGCGGCGTCCACCTCACCATGGGCAAGAAGCCCGTGGAGACCATGACCTCCTCCTGGATGGGCGTGACGGATCCCAAGGACCCGCGCTACTACAAGGAGGAGATCCCGTGGGCGGTACGCATCTCCGACAGCGGTGAGTACGTCCACCAGAGCGCCGGCTACTACCAGTTCCTGGGCCGCTCCAACCAGAGCCACGGCTGCGTGCGCGCCACCCCGGCCGGGGCCAAGTGGTTCTACGGCATCGCCCAGCGCGGCGACGTCGTCAAGATCACCGGCACGAAGCGCAAGCTGCAGTGGAACAACGGCTGGAGCTACTGGCAGCTCAACTGGACCGAGTGGAAGAAGGGCAGCGCACTGAAGAGCTGA
- a CDS encoding response regulator, giving the protein MTRVLIVDDHRLFRSGVRAELGDSIEVVGEAEDVETAVKAIAEHQPDVVLLDVHMPGGGGQEVLRRVLGAGSQVRFLALSVSDAAEDVIGVIRGGARGYVTKNISGKELTDAIRRVAEGDAVFSPRLAGFVLDAFASSEAPSIDPELDSLTQREREVLRLIARGYAYKEIAKELFISVKTVETHVSSVLRKLQLSNRHELSRWATARRLV; this is encoded by the coding sequence ATGACGCGCGTGTTGATCGTCGACGATCACCGGCTGTTCCGTTCGGGCGTACGCGCGGAGCTGGGCGACTCGATCGAGGTGGTCGGCGAGGCCGAGGACGTGGAGACGGCCGTCAAGGCGATCGCCGAGCACCAGCCCGACGTGGTCCTGCTGGACGTGCACATGCCCGGGGGCGGGGGCCAGGAGGTCCTGCGCCGGGTGCTGGGCGCGGGCTCCCAGGTGCGCTTCCTCGCCCTGTCGGTCTCGGACGCCGCCGAGGACGTCATCGGCGTGATCCGGGGCGGGGCCCGGGGGTACGTGACCAAGAACATCAGCGGCAAGGAGCTCACGGACGCCATCCGGCGGGTGGCGGAGGGCGACGCGGTCTTCTCGCCGCGGCTGGCGGGTTTCGTCCTGGACGCGTTCGCCTCGTCGGAGGCGCCGTCCATCGATCCGGAGCTCGACTCGCTGACGCAGCGGGAACGCGAGGTGCTGCGGTTGATCGCGCGCGGGTACGCGTACAAGGAGATCGCCAAGGAGCTCTTCATCTCGGTCAAGACCGTGGAGACCCACGTCTCGTCGGTCCTCCGCAAGCTCCAGCTCTCCAACCGCCACGAACTCTCCCGCTGGGCCACCGCCCGCCGCCTGGTCTGA
- a CDS encoding glutamate--cysteine ligase: MRRCLDVFAQMLRESRFEFERPLAGLEIELNIVDAYGEAAMRNAQVLAAIEQPDWATELGQFNIEINIEPQELSGDGALHLENDVRARLNHAEERARSQDGHLVLIGILPTLREQDIGEGTLSANPRYRLLNEQIFAARGEDLHLCIEGVERLDTHADSVAPEAACTSVQLHLQVSPEAFASHWNAAQAIAGPQIALAANSPYLFGKELHRETRIALFEQATDTRPAELKAQGVRPRVWFGERWITSVFDLFEENVSYYPALLPLCEDEDPRTELEQGRIPHLHELTLHNGTIYRWNRPVYAVVDGVPHLRVENRVLPAGPSVADIAANAAFYYGLMRVLPYAERPIWSQMSFQAAEDNLAAAARHGLDARLYWPGMGEVPAAELILRRLLPMAHEGLAKWGVNGPVADRLLGIIEGRCLTGRTGASWQVDRVRAHGGDRHEALRSMTLGYIERMHSNEPVHMWDV; the protein is encoded by the coding sequence GTGCGTCGATGTCTCGACGTCTTCGCCCAGATGCTCCGCGAGTCCCGCTTCGAGTTCGAACGCCCCCTCGCCGGCCTGGAGATCGAGCTCAACATCGTGGACGCGTACGGCGAGGCCGCCATGCGCAACGCCCAGGTGCTGGCCGCCATCGAGCAGCCGGACTGGGCGACGGAGCTGGGACAGTTCAACATCGAGATCAACATCGAGCCCCAGGAGCTGAGCGGCGACGGCGCGTTGCACCTGGAGAACGACGTCAGGGCGCGGCTCAACCACGCCGAGGAGCGCGCCCGCTCCCAGGACGGCCACCTGGTCCTGATCGGCATCCTGCCCACGCTGCGCGAGCAGGACATCGGCGAGGGCACGCTCTCCGCGAACCCCCGCTACCGCCTGCTCAACGAGCAGATCTTCGCGGCCCGCGGGGAGGACCTGCATCTGTGCATCGAGGGCGTCGAACGCCTGGACACCCATGCCGACAGCGTCGCCCCCGAGGCCGCGTGCACCAGTGTGCAGCTGCACCTGCAGGTCAGCCCGGAGGCGTTCGCCTCGCACTGGAACGCCGCCCAGGCCATCGCGGGGCCCCAGATCGCGCTCGCGGCCAACTCCCCTTACCTGTTCGGCAAGGAGCTGCACCGCGAGACCAGGATCGCCCTGTTCGAGCAGGCCACGGACACGCGGCCGGCCGAGCTGAAGGCGCAGGGCGTGCGGCCCCGGGTGTGGTTCGGGGAGCGGTGGATCACGAGTGTTTTCGACCTCTTCGAGGAGAACGTCAGCTACTACCCCGCCCTGCTGCCGCTCTGTGAGGACGAGGACCCGCGTACCGAGCTCGAACAGGGACGCATCCCGCACCTTCATGAGCTGACCCTGCACAACGGCACGATCTACCGCTGGAACCGGCCGGTGTACGCGGTGGTGGACGGGGTCCCGCACCTGCGCGTGGAGAACCGCGTGCTGCCTGCCGGGCCTTCCGTGGCCGACATCGCGGCCAACGCCGCGTTCTACTACGGGCTGATGCGCGTGCTGCCGTACGCCGAACGGCCGATCTGGAGTCAGATGTCGTTCCAGGCGGCGGAGGACAACCTCGCCGCGGCGGCCCGGCACGGGCTGGACGCGCGGCTCTACTGGCCGGGAATGGGAGAGGTGCCCGCGGCCGAGCTGATCCTGCGCCGCCTCCTCCCCATGGCGCACGAGGGTCTGGCCAAGTGGGGCGTGAACGGTCCCGTCGCCGACCGGCTGCTCGGCATCATCGAGGGCCGCTGCCTGACGGGCCGTACGGGGGCGAGCTGGCAGGTGGACCGCGTACGCGCGCACGGAGGAGATCGGCATGAAGCGTTGCGATCCATGACACTCGGGTACATCGAGCGGATGCACTCGAATGAGCCCGTGCACATGTGGGACGTGTGA
- a CDS encoding PIG-L deacetylase family protein: MLPEAEINRVLVVTAHPDDVDFGAAGSVALFVDKGVEVTYLLVTDGDAGGNERTLDNSGMAELRRTEQRTAAKAVGVTDVRFLGYSDGQVVPSLELRRDISRVIRQVRPDLVITHHPDRNYQHVAPSHPDHRAVGGCALDAVYPDARNPYAYPELVKDEGLAAWTVREVWLTGGSSPNHWVDITEAMDRKLAALQSHVSQVAHVEGFIDFVKTRFAAWGEEAGLPAGHYAEAFQVVPTA; this comes from the coding sequence ATGCTGCCGGAAGCCGAGATCAACAGGGTCCTTGTGGTGACCGCCCACCCAGATGACGTCGATTTCGGAGCGGCGGGCAGCGTGGCGCTGTTCGTCGACAAGGGGGTCGAGGTCACGTACTTGCTGGTGACGGACGGGGATGCGGGCGGCAACGAACGTACTCTGGACAACTCCGGCATGGCCGAGCTCCGCAGGACCGAGCAGCGCACCGCCGCCAAGGCGGTCGGCGTCACGGACGTGCGCTTCCTCGGCTACTCCGACGGGCAGGTGGTGCCCTCGCTGGAGCTCAGGCGCGACATCTCACGCGTCATCCGCCAGGTCCGGCCGGACCTGGTCATCACCCACCACCCGGACCGCAACTACCAGCACGTCGCCCCCAGCCATCCCGACCACCGGGCGGTGGGCGGCTGCGCCCTGGACGCCGTCTACCCGGACGCCCGCAACCCCTACGCCTACCCTGAGCTGGTCAAGGACGAGGGCCTGGCGGCGTGGACCGTACGCGAGGTGTGGCTCACCGGCGGCTCGTCCCCCAACCACTGGGTGGACATCACCGAGGCCATGGACCGCAAGCTCGCGGCCTTGCAGTCACATGTGAGCCAGGTCGCCCACGTGGAGGGCTTCATCGACTTCGTCAAGACCCGCTTCGCCGCCTGGGGCGAAGAGGCCGGCCTCCCCGCCGGCCACTACGCGGAGGCGTTCCAGGTCGTCCCCACGGCCTGA
- a CDS encoding PIN domain nuclease produces the protein MAATGVMYLLDKSALARIRTSDVVAKALHPLYAARVVATCAIIDLEVLYSARDYAHYQRILHAQRQCVSLPVDQEVQARALDVQRQLVERSQHRGLGPNDLLIAACAEVHGATILHYDRDFDVISEATGQPSLWVVRPGSVP, from the coding sequence GTGGCGGCGACTGGAGTGATGTATCTCCTCGACAAGAGCGCACTGGCTCGCATACGCACCAGCGATGTGGTCGCCAAGGCTCTTCATCCGCTCTACGCGGCCCGCGTCGTGGCGACCTGCGCCATCATCGACCTGGAGGTGCTCTACAGCGCCCGCGACTACGCGCACTATCAGCGCATCCTGCACGCCCAGCGGCAGTGCGTATCCCTCCCAGTGGACCAGGAGGTCCAGGCGAGAGCGCTGGACGTGCAGAGACAGCTCGTCGAACGGTCTCAGCACCGCGGCCTCGGGCCGAACGATCTGCTGATCGCCGCCTGTGCGGAGGTGCACGGGGCGACGATCCTGCATTACGACCGCGACTTCGACGTCATCTCCGAAGCCACCGGTCAGCCGTCGCTCTGGGTGGTGCGCCCAGGGTCCGTGCCCTAG